One genomic segment of Desulfocapsa sulfexigens DSM 10523 includes these proteins:
- the bcsA gene encoding UDP-forming cellulose synthase catalytic subunit yields MNVNGFFSQKNWLAPVVIGCLLLTTPLFLSGVITRLTTKEQFFFAWGLIFLVLVLRKVAHHFSVFFGILISFCTLFLLSRYFFFRLSSTLLYTSTLEFFFILVLFAAEIYGMFIQVMGMIINVMPLYRPAVQSIELSDPDLPVVDVLIPTYNEPEQMVAITASACTLFDYPREKLNIYILDDGGTTQKRNAADPKSAAAALVRHETLKVLAEYLEVNYLTREENISAKAGNINAALYTSDDGQQHPSGDLVLVLDCDHVPTRDFLQNTVGYFLKDPKLFLVQTPHFFINPDPVEKNLDTFNKIPGDNVMFYGKVLPGLDLWNAAFFCGSAAVLRRSCLDEVGGIVGETITEDAETALTMHGRGYNSVYVGKPMVCGLCPETFEDFIIQRNRWAQGMAQILLLKNPLFARGLSLIQRLCYLNSAGFWFFSFSRLMFMLAPFFYLYGDLQIYHATLLQCLAYPIPYMILSMIVTNFMYGAVRHPFFSELYETAMSFYNVPAILSVLRNPRSPQFKVTPKDTSLAEDSVSPLATPFYIMLGLFAAMYPVAMYRAVTNPQFLGSIIICTVWGTFNFLLLLLCLGVVWERRQIRKKYRMPVKEPIRLRVQDSGQDGWLNGLATDLSEEGMGIILDGKRLVSEGAMIEIETENSAGRHFLFTAEVVRIMKHGNGVQLGCQYQFEDEESFLAITNYLYGESDRWEKLWKGRQHKVPIVAGFFFVLKLGFTGTYHHFIGLARIFWKKLHIYQEKIWSRFVAKKTKRSGCSY; encoded by the coding sequence ATGAACGTTAACGGGTTCTTTTCTCAAAAAAACTGGTTAGCTCCTGTTGTTATTGGTTGTCTGCTGCTGACCACTCCTCTATTCCTCTCAGGAGTTATCACCCGCCTTACCACCAAAGAGCAGTTTTTTTTCGCCTGGGGACTGATCTTTCTGGTTCTTGTTTTACGGAAGGTGGCCCATCATTTTTCTGTCTTTTTTGGTATCCTTATTTCCTTCTGCACTCTGTTTCTGCTGAGCCGATATTTCTTTTTTCGTCTGAGTTCGACCCTGCTTTACACCTCAACTCTGGAGTTTTTCTTTATTCTGGTTCTTTTTGCGGCGGAAATCTACGGTATGTTTATTCAGGTGATGGGGATGATCATCAATGTAATGCCTCTGTATCGACCGGCAGTGCAATCCATTGAACTTAGTGATCCCGATCTCCCCGTTGTCGATGTCCTTATTCCCACCTACAATGAGCCGGAACAGATGGTTGCCATTACCGCCAGTGCCTGTACGCTTTTTGATTATCCTCGGGAAAAACTCAACATTTATATTCTCGATGATGGAGGAACAACTCAGAAACGTAATGCTGCTGACCCGAAAAGTGCCGCCGCTGCCCTCGTTCGTCACGAAACCCTCAAGGTGCTGGCTGAATATCTTGAAGTGAATTACCTGACCAGAGAGGAAAATATATCTGCAAAGGCAGGAAATATTAATGCCGCGCTCTACACAAGCGACGATGGTCAGCAACATCCCAGTGGAGATCTAGTCCTGGTTCTGGACTGTGATCACGTGCCCACAAGGGATTTTCTTCAGAATACGGTTGGCTACTTTTTGAAAGATCCGAAGCTGTTTCTGGTACAGACTCCGCATTTCTTTATTAACCCTGACCCGGTGGAAAAGAATCTCGATACCTTCAATAAGATTCCGGGAGATAATGTGATGTTTTACGGGAAGGTACTTCCCGGACTTGATTTATGGAATGCGGCGTTTTTTTGCGGTTCTGCCGCTGTGCTCCGCAGAAGCTGTCTCGATGAAGTTGGAGGTATCGTAGGGGAAACCATCACCGAAGATGCGGAAACTGCTTTGACCATGCATGGTCGGGGGTACAATTCTGTCTATGTTGGCAAACCAATGGTTTGCGGACTCTGTCCAGAAACTTTTGAGGACTTTATAATTCAGCGAAACAGATGGGCTCAGGGGATGGCTCAGATTTTGTTGCTTAAGAATCCTCTTTTTGCCCGTGGACTCAGTCTGATTCAGCGACTTTGTTATCTGAACTCTGCCGGATTCTGGTTTTTCAGTTTTTCCAGGCTGATGTTTATGCTGGCCCCGTTTTTTTATCTTTATGGAGATCTGCAGATATATCATGCAACCCTGTTACAGTGTCTGGCCTATCCCATCCCGTACATGATTTTGTCCATGATTGTGACAAATTTCATGTACGGTGCAGTGCGGCATCCGTTCTTTTCAGAGCTCTATGAAACTGCCATGAGTTTTTATAATGTCCCGGCAATTTTGAGTGTTTTGCGTAATCCCCGTTCTCCTCAGTTTAAGGTAACTCCAAAGGACACCAGCCTTGCCGAGGATTCGGTCAGCCCGCTGGCGACTCCCTTTTACATAATGCTTGGGCTTTTTGCCGCCATGTATCCGGTTGCCATGTATAGGGCCGTCACTAATCCACAGTTTCTTGGTTCCATTATTATCTGTACTGTCTGGGGCACTTTTAATTTTCTTCTTTTGCTCCTCTGTCTCGGGGTGGTATGGGAAAGAAGACAGATCAGGAAAAAATACCGTATGCCCGTGAAGGAACCGATTCGTCTGAGGGTTCAAGATAGCGGACAGGACGGTTGGCTGAACGGTCTGGCCACGGATCTTTCAGAAGAAGGCATGGGAATTATCCTGGATGGAAAGAGATTAGTGTCCGAAGGGGCGATGATAGAGATCGAGACCGAAAACAGTGCTGGAAGGCACTTTTTGTTTACTGCCGAAGTTGTCAGGATAATGAAACATGGGAATGGGGTCCAGCTGGGTTGCCAGTATCAATTTGAAGATGAGGAAAGTTTTCTTGCTATCACTAACTATCTGTATGGTGAAAGTGACAGGTGGGAGAAGTTATGGAAAGGGCGTCAGCACAAGGTACCCATTGTTGCCGGGTTCTTCTTTGTTCTGAAACTTGGTTTTACGGGAACGTATCACCACTTCATAGGGTTGGCTCGAATTTTTTGGAAAAAATTACATATATATCAGGAGAAGATATGGAGCAGGTTTGTTGCAAAAAAAACAAAACGTTCTGGTTGTTCCTATTAG